The sequence CTGGCCGATGGTGAAGCCGTACGCGCCCTCGTGGCTGCCCAGCCTGGCCCCGGACTCGTCCACGATGTCGCCCTCGGCCCTGCCGAGGCGGCGGGCCAGGAAGCCCTGGGTGTCGCCGTCGGCGATGAAGCAGATGTCGTGCGAGTCGGGCTTCTTCGCCACGGCCAGGCCCCGGCGCTCGGCCTCCGCGCGGATCTCCTCCTTGGTGGTGACCGTGTCGCCGAGCGGGAACATCGCGTGCGCGAGCTGCCTGTCGTCCAGCACGCCGAGGACGTACGACTGGTCCTTGGCCATGTCGGAGGCGCGGTGCAGCTCGCGGGAGCCGTCCTCGTTCACGATCACCTTGGCGTAGTGGCCGGTGCAGACGGCGTCGAAGCCGAGGGCCAGCGCCTTGTCCAGCAGCGCCGCGAACTTGATCTTCTCGTTGCAGCGCAGGCACGGGTTCGGGGTGCGGCCGGCCTCGTACTCGGCGACGAAGTCCTCGACGACGTCCTCGCGGAAGCGGTCGGCGAGGTCCCAGACGTAGAACGGGATGCCGATGACGTCGGCCGCGCGGCGGGCGTCGCGCGAGTCCTCGATGGTGCAACAGCCCCGCGCGCCGGTTCGGAACGACTGCGGGTTCGCGGAGAGTGCGAGGTGGACGCCGGTGACGTCGTGGCCGGCCTCCGCGGCACGCGCGGCGGCGACGGCGGAGTCCACTCCGCCGGACATGGCGGCGAGGACGCGGAGGGGGCGGGTGCGCAGCGGGGTGTCAGTCATAACCCTTCCAGGGTACGGGGGCGCGGGAACCTGGTTGGCCGGTCGTCCGTTGAGGCTCACATGGGGGCGACGACAGGGCCGGCGGCGGGGGCGGGCGCGGGGCCGCCCGGAGGCGACGGGGACCGGCGGCTGGGGCGGCGGGCGCTGCTGGTGGGCGGGGTCGCGGCGGCCGTGGGCACGGCGCTGCTGGCCCGCGAGGAGCTGTCCCGGTCGTGGTGGCGGCTGCCCGGGGTGGACAAGCCGCGGGCGGCGGGCGCGGTGGACTTCCGGGGCGCGCGCTGGGTGGCGGCCTCGGCGGCGAACTACCGGCGGGCGGACCGGCCGGCCGACTATCCGGTGGACCGGGTCGTCGTCCACGTCACCCAGGGCGGGTACGCGTCGGCGGTGCGGGCCTTCCAGGATCCCGGCCACGGTGCGGCGGCGCACTACATCGTGCGCGCGGACGGACGGATCACCCAGCTGATCCGCGAGCTGGACGTCGCCTTCCACGCGGGCAACCGGCAGTACAACGAACGCAGTGTCGGCATCGAGCACGAGGGCTTCGTGGAGGACGCCGGGTCCTTCACCGACGCCATGTACGCGGCCTCGGCCCGGCTGACGGCCGCGATATGCGGGCGCTACGGCATCCCCGCGGACCGGGAGCACGTCATCGGGCACGCCCAGGTGCCGGGCACGGACCACACGGACCCGGGGCCGTTCTGGGACTGGGAGCGGTATCTGCGCCTGGTCGGCGCCGAGCGCGCCGAGGCCCCGCCGGCTAGGTGAGGCCGGCCGCGCGGGCGCGTTCCACCGCCGGGCCGATCGCCTTGGCCACGGCCTCCACGTCCGCCTCGGTGGAGGTGTGGCCGAGGGAGAAGCGCAGGGTGCCGCGGGCCAGGTCCGGGTCGGTGCCGGTGGCCAGGAGGACGTGGCTGGGCTGGGCGACGCCCGCGGTGCAGGCGGAGCCGGTGGAGCACTCGATGCCCTGGGCGTCCAGCAGGAGCAGCAGGGAGTCGCCCTCGCAGCCGGGGAAGGTGAAGTGCGCGTTGGCCGGCAGCCGGCCACCGGGCGCCGGGTCGCCGCCGAGGATCGCGTCCGGTACGGCGTCGCGCACGGCGTCGACCAGCCGGTCGCGCAGGCCGCCGATCTCCCGCGCGAACCGCTCGCGCCGCTCGGCGGCGAGCCGGCCGGCCACGGCGAAGGAGGCGACGGCGGGCACGTCGAGCGTGCCGGAGCGGACGTGCCGCTCCTGGCCGCCGCCGTGCAGGACGGGCACGGGGCTGTACTCGCGGCCGAGGAGCAGGGCGCCGATGCCGTACGGGCCGCCGATCTTGTGGCCGGAGACGGTCATCGCGGCGAGGCCGGAGGCGGCGAAGTCGACGGGGACCTGACCGAACGCCTGGACCGCGTCGGCGTGCAGGGGGACGCCGAACTCGGCGGCTACGTCGGCCAGTTCGCGGACCGGCATGATCGTGCCGATCTCGTTGTTGGCCCACATCACGGTGGCCAGGGCGACGTCGTCGGGGTCGCGGGCGATGGCCTCGCGCAGCGCGTCGGGGTGGACGCGGCCGTGGGTGTCGACGGGGAGGTACTCGACGGTGGCGCCCTCGTGTTCGCCGAGCCAGTGCACGGCGTCGAGGACGGCGTGGTGCTCGACGGGACTGGCGAGGACGCGGGTGCGGGCGGGGTCGGCGGCGGCGCGGGACCAGTACAGGCCCTTGACGGCGAGGTTGTCGGCCTCGGTGCCGCCCGAGGTGAACACGACCTCGCTGGGGCGGGCGCCGAGGGCTTCCGCGAGGGTTTCGCGGGCTTCCTCGACCGTGCGGCGGGCCTGCCGGCCGGACGCGTGGAGGGAGGAGGCGTTGCCCGTGATGCTCAGCCGGGCGGT comes from Streptomyces sp. SCL15-4 and encodes:
- a CDS encoding N-acetylmuramoyl-L-alanine amidase — protein: MGATTGPAAGAGAGPPGGDGDRRLGRRALLVGGVAAAVGTALLAREELSRSWWRLPGVDKPRAAGAVDFRGARWVAASAANYRRADRPADYPVDRVVVHVTQGGYASAVRAFQDPGHGAAAHYIVRADGRITQLIRELDVAFHAGNRQYNERSVGIEHEGFVEDAGSFTDAMYAASARLTAAICGRYGIPADREHVIGHAQVPGTDHTDPGPFWDWERYLRLVGAERAEAPPAR
- the mnmA gene encoding tRNA 2-thiouridine(34) synthase MnmA; the protein is MTDTPLRTRPLRVLAAMSGGVDSAVAAARAAEAGHDVTGVHLALSANPQSFRTGARGCCTIEDSRDARRAADVIGIPFYVWDLADRFREDVVEDFVAEYEAGRTPNPCLRCNEKIKFAALLDKALALGFDAVCTGHYAKVIVNEDGSRELHRASDMAKDQSYVLGVLDDRQLAHAMFPLGDTVTTKEEIRAEAERRGLAVAKKPDSHDICFIADGDTQGFLARRLGRAEGDIVDESGARLGSHEGAYGFTIGQRKGLRIGTPAPDGKPRYVLDISPVTNTVTVGPAEALDVTALTAIRPRWCGAAPAGPGTYTAQLRAHGGETEVSAELVDGELRVTFAEPVRGVAPGQAIVLYDGTRVVGSATIASTTRATASV
- a CDS encoding cysteine desulfurase family protein, with protein sequence MAYLDHAATTPMLPEAAEALTARLSITGNASSLHASGRQARRTVEEARETLAEALGARPSEVVFTSGGTEADNLAVKGLYWSRAAADPARTRVLASPVEHHAVLDAVHWLGEHEGATVEYLPVDTHGRVHPDALREAIARDPDDVALATVMWANNEIGTIMPVRELADVAAEFGVPLHADAVQAFGQVPVDFAASGLAAMTVSGHKIGGPYGIGALLLGREYSPVPVLHGGGQERHVRSGTLDVPAVASFAVAGRLAAERRERFAREIGGLRDRLVDAVRDAVPDAILGGDPAPGGRLPANAHFTFPGCEGDSLLLLLDAQGIECSTGSACTAGVAQPSHVLLATGTDPDLARGTLRFSLGHTSTEADVEAVAKAIGPAVERARAAGLT